In one window of Poriferisphaera corsica DNA:
- a CDS encoding phenylacetate--CoA ligase family protein, whose amino-acid sequence MTAALDQIALFHPTSSPDYLPVDQLRQLQLQRLQQIVQHSYDNVPLFRKRMDERSLTPTDIHTLEDMKLLPFTVKTDLRDEYPLGLLAVPMKDVVRLHASSGTTGKPIVVAYNQDDLTTWAEVMTRTFAACGMHAGDVVQNAYGYGLFTGGLGVHYGIESLGATVVPISGGNTTRQVMLMKDFGTTVICCTPSYFLRIIDKANEMGLDLKDFPIRAGIFGAEPWTDSMRKRIEQLTDIKAYDIYGLSEIIGPGVGCQCSAQEGLHIFEDHFYPEIIDPETCQPLPDGTEGELVLTTLSKQAMPMLRYRTRDITTIYNEQCSCGRTIRRIERIGRRSDDMFIIRGVNVFPSQIETALLNVEGTLPHYQIILTKHNDLDQIEVQVEVTAEHFSDTIGSLERLRKKLSAAIAEIIGIRVNLRLVEPHTLQRSEGKAKRVIDNRNEANT is encoded by the coding sequence ATGACCGCCGCCTTAGATCAAATCGCCCTCTTTCATCCGACTTCATCTCCGGATTACTTGCCCGTTGATCAGTTGCGCCAGCTCCAACTTCAACGCCTCCAGCAAATCGTCCAGCATTCCTACGACAACGTCCCACTCTTCCGTAAACGCATGGACGAACGTTCGCTCACGCCTACAGACATCCACACACTCGAAGACATGAAGCTTCTCCCTTTCACCGTCAAAACAGACCTCCGCGACGAGTACCCACTCGGCCTGCTCGCCGTCCCCATGAAAGACGTTGTTCGGCTCCACGCCTCCTCCGGCACAACCGGCAAACCTATCGTCGTTGCCTACAACCAAGACGACCTCACCACCTGGGCCGAAGTCATGACACGCACCTTCGCAGCCTGCGGCATGCACGCCGGCGACGTCGTACAAAACGCCTACGGCTACGGCCTCTTCACCGGCGGTCTCGGCGTCCACTACGGCATCGAATCACTCGGCGCAACCGTCGTCCCCATCTCCGGCGGTAACACCACGCGCCAAGTCATGCTCATGAAAGATTTCGGCACAACCGTCATCTGCTGCACCCCCTCATACTTCCTCCGCATCATCGACAAAGCCAACGAAATGGGACTCGACCTCAAAGACTTCCCCATCCGTGCAGGCATCTTCGGCGCCGAACCATGGACCGACTCCATGCGTAAACGCATCGAACAACTCACCGACATCAAAGCCTACGACATCTACGGCCTCTCCGAAATCATCGGCCCCGGTGTCGGCTGCCAATGCTCCGCTCAAGAAGGGCTTCACATCTTCGAAGACCACTTCTACCCCGAAATCATCGATCCCGAAACCTGCCAACCGCTCCCCGATGGTACCGAAGGCGAACTCGTCCTCACCACCCTCTCCAAGCAAGCGATGCCCATGCTTCGCTACCGCACACGCGACATCACCACCATCTACAACGAACAATGCTCCTGCGGCCGCACCATCCGGCGCATCGAACGTATCGGCCGACGCTCCGATGACATGTTCATCATCCGCGGCGTCAACGTCTTCCCCTCACAAATCGAAACCGCACTTCTCAACGTTGAAGGCACACTCCCTCACTACCAAATCATCCTCACCAAACACAACGACCTAGACCAGATCGAAGTCCAGGTCGAAGTCACCGCCGAGCACTTCTCCGACACCATCGGCTCACTCGAACGCCTCCGCAAAAAACTCTCCGCCGCCATCGCCGAAATCATCGGCATCCGCGTCAACCTCCGACTCGTCGAACCCCACACCCTCCAACGTTCAGAAGGTAAAGCTAAGCGCGTCATAGATAATCGCAACGAAGCCAACACATAA
- a CDS encoding amino acid-binding protein, with product MKIQQLSVFLENKPGQMAAVFDILGKSSVNIITMSTADTEQFGILRIITPEWEKAKTVLEKGQFVVNLTPVIAIQVPHKPGGLSSILALFQNQGINIEYMYAFPCAHTTEAVLIARFEDPCNVADVINATSDFKILSEADVFKEKKSCEIQS from the coding sequence ATGAAAATCCAGCAACTCTCAGTCTTTCTCGAAAACAAGCCCGGACAAATGGCCGCCGTCTTCGACATCCTCGGCAAGAGCAGCGTCAACATCATCACCATGTCTACCGCTGACACCGAACAGTTCGGCATCCTCCGCATCATCACACCCGAATGGGAAAAAGCAAAAACCGTCCTCGAAAAAGGCCAGTTCGTCGTCAATCTCACACCCGTCATCGCCATCCAAGTCCCCCACAAGCCCGGCGGCCTCTCCTCCATCCTCGCACTCTTCCAAAACCAAGGCATCAACATCGAATACATGTACGCCTTCCCTTGCGCCCACACCACCGAAGCCGTCCTCATCGCCCGCTTCGAAGACCCCTGCAACGTGGCCGACGTCATCAACGCAACCAGCGATTTTAAAATCCTCTCAGAAGCCGATGTCTTCAAAGAAAAGAAATCCTGTGAAATCCAGTCCTAA
- a CDS encoding phenylacetate--CoA ligase family protein encodes MTQLATEQTIWDKNESLPREELQALQAKRLKQAVARVYQNVPFYTANLNALGLTADDINAIDDVRKLPFTVKTDLRDNYPLDLLAVPRDQLARLHASSGTTGKPTFAVFTQEDLDTWSDLCARFLYAGGLRKNQFAHVAFGYGLFTGGFGLHYGIERVGAGVIPAASGNTRRQIALLRDLNTETLICTPSYALNIAEVAREEGLDPATDLPIKFGHFGGEPWTEDMRVAIEAELGITAFNNYGLSEVLGPGVAGECPCRNGMHLQEDHFLFELVDPQTDEPVKPGEIGELIITNLTKQATTLLRYRTRDLCVIHEEPCDCGRTTRRMGRVIGRSDDMMIIRGVNVFPSQIEEALLSVEGTTPHYMIELDRPGNLDQVTVSVEIQPHMFSDKMTEMNMLKRAIDKEIRTITGIGVTLNLVQPQTLARFEGKAKRVIDNRFAPGSMEK; translated from the coding sequence ATGACACAATTAGCAACCGAACAAACGATCTGGGATAAAAACGAATCCCTGCCTCGCGAAGAACTCCAAGCCCTTCAAGCAAAACGCTTGAAGCAAGCCGTTGCCCGTGTCTATCAAAACGTTCCCTTCTATACCGCAAATCTGAACGCCCTTGGCCTCACCGCCGATGACATCAACGCCATCGACGATGTTCGCAAACTTCCCTTCACCGTCAAGACTGACCTCCGCGATAACTATCCCCTCGACCTCCTTGCCGTTCCACGTGACCAACTCGCCCGTCTTCACGCATCATCAGGCACCACCGGCAAACCAACCTTCGCAGTCTTCACACAAGAAGACCTCGACACTTGGTCAGACCTCTGCGCCCGCTTCCTCTACGCAGGCGGGTTACGCAAAAACCAATTCGCTCACGTCGCTTTCGGCTACGGCCTCTTCACCGGCGGATTCGGCCTTCACTACGGCATCGAACGCGTCGGCGCCGGTGTCATCCCCGCCGCCTCCGGCAACACCCGCCGGCAAATCGCACTCCTCCGCGACCTCAACACCGAAACCCTCATCTGCACACCATCCTATGCATTGAATATAGCCGAGGTTGCTCGAGAAGAAGGACTCGATCCCGCAACCGACCTGCCAATCAAATTCGGCCACTTCGGCGGCGAACCTTGGACAGAAGACATGCGCGTCGCTATCGAAGCTGAACTCGGCATCACCGCATTCAACAACTACGGACTCTCCGAAGTCCTCGGCCCCGGCGTCGCCGGCGAATGCCCTTGTCGCAACGGCATGCACCTTCAGGAAGATCACTTCCTCTTCGAACTCGTCGATCCGCAAACAGATGAGCCTGTAAAACCCGGCGAAATCGGCGAACTCATCATCACAAATCTCACCAAACAAGCCACCACCCTCCTCCGCTACCGCACCCGCGATCTCTGCGTCATCCACGAAGAGCCTTGCGATTGTGGCCGAACCACTCGCCGCATGGGCCGCGTCATCGGCCGCTCCGACGACATGATGATCATCCGTGGCGTCAACGTCTTCCCTTCCCAAATCGAAGAAGCCCTCCTCTCCGTCGAAGGCACAACCCCGCACTACATGATCGAACTCGACCGTCCCGGCAACCTCGACCAAGTCACCGTCTCAGTTGAAATCCAACCTCACATGTTCTCCGACAAGATGACCGAGATGAACATGCTCAAACGCGCCATCGACAAAGAAATCCGCACCATCACCGGCATCGGTGTCACACTTAATCTCGTACAACCACAAACCCTCGCCCGCTTCGAAGGTAAAGCTAAGCGCGTCATAGACAACCGCTTTGCTCCCGGAAGCATGGAAAAATAA